GGTCGAGGGGGCGGGGCTGGCGGGGTTTCACCGCGATCCCGGCATCCATGCGCGCCACGACCATGTCGTGCTGACCACCGAGGCGGGCACGACCATCACCTTCAACGACGCGCGTCGCTTCGGGATGGTCGACCTGATCCGCGAGGGCACGGCGCATCCGCTGCTGGATCATCTGGGCCCCGAGCCCTTCGACGCGGGCTTCACCCCGGATTATCTGGCGCTGGCCTTCGCGGGGCGGCGCGTGCCGGTCAAGCAGGCGCTGCTGGACCAGCGGATCGTGGCGGGCCTGGGCAACATCTATGTCAGCGAATCCCTGTGGCGGGCGGGGATCGACCCGCGCCGGGCGGCGGGGCGGATCGGGGCGGCGCGCCTTGCGGCGCTGACGGGCCATGTCCGAGACGTGCTGACCGACGCCATCGCGGCGGGCGGCTCGTCCCTGCGCGATCACCGGCAGGCCAGCGGCGAGCTGGGCTATTTCCAGCACAGCTTCCGCGCCTATGACCGCGAGGGGCAGCCCTGCCTGCGCGCGGGCTGCGACGGCACCATCCGCCGCATCGTGCAATCAGGGCGGTCGTCCTTCTGGTGCCCTTCCTGCCAGAGGTGAACGCTTGGATTTACCGGGTCCAAGCTGATAGGACGGGCCGGTAGCAACCTGGCAACGAGG
Above is a window of Paracoccus liaowanqingii DNA encoding:
- the mutM gene encoding bifunctional DNA-formamidopyrimidine glycosylase/DNA-(apurinic or apyrimidinic site) lyase codes for the protein MPELPEVETVRRGLAPHLEGARLVQVQVRRPDLRWPLPVDLVQVMTGARVTALRRRSKYLLADLDRGGTVLWHLGMSGRMLVEGAGLAGFHRDPGIHARHDHVVLTTEAGTTITFNDARRFGMVDLIREGTAHPLLDHLGPEPFDAGFTPDYLALAFAGRRVPVKQALLDQRIVAGLGNIYVSESLWRAGIDPRRAAGRIGAARLAALTGHVRDVLTDAIAAGGSSLRDHRQASGELGYFQHSFRAYDREGQPCLRAGCDGTIRRIVQSGRSSFWCPSCQR